A DNA window from Anastrepha ludens isolate Willacy chromosome 6, idAnaLude1.1, whole genome shotgun sequence contains the following coding sequences:
- the LOC128868546 gene encoding phenoloxidase 2, with amino-acid sequence MSSEQNKKAIDLLFQNPLEPVFSARDDGKSILDVPDSFYTEQYAEVKEDIQNRFGEEVDVKIPVRDVRQKPSLDFAKPLGKRQQFSLFYAPHRRIAAQLIQLLLGPANEEDFIAMAAYVRDRVNAFLFQYAFSVAVQHRKDTGNFQVPVIVEQFPQNFVEPSVFQDARAEGKLVADPGNRRRIEIPQNFTASDREEEQRLSYFREDIGVNSHHWHWHLVYPGSGPEEVVRKDRRGELFYYMHHQLMARYNVERFCNNLAKLQPLNNVREPITEGYFPKILCSLNNRTYPGRVAKTQLKDIDRDGRVMELADIERWINRVVQAIDQGYVTDASGKNIPLDEVKGIDLLGDIIESTDLSVNPGFYGDLHNQGHNAISFSHDPDNRFLEDFGVMGDVTTAMRDPIFYRWHGYLDTLFNRFKEKLPAYSEPELGYDGVSVIRADVRIMSASKNIINTLLTYWEKSDVDLAAGLDFGPGGSIYALFTHLQHSPFEYMIEVNNETGAVKRGTCRIFLCPITDERGTPLSLNEQRQLAIELDKFPVNLMPGVNRINQPYDNSSVTIPYERSFRRIGNAHLPEDPRKLAEFRFCGCGWPAHMLLPKGKPEGMQFELFVMISNYDDDAVLQKNNAPDVCGDAASFCGLKDKFYPDKRAMGYPFDRRLPADTLTALTDNFSNMQKTPIKILFRNEVVERKRT; translated from the exons ATGTCCagcgaacaaaacaaaaaagcaatcgATTTGCTTTTCCAAAACCCCTTGGAACCCGTATTCTCAGCACGTGATGATGGTAAATCCATACTTGACGTACCAGACAGTTTCTATACCGAGCAATATGCCGAAGTTAAGGAGGACATTCAAAATCGTTTTGGCGAGGAAGTCGATGTAAAAATACCCGTTCGGGATGTGAGAcaaaaaccaagcttagacTTTGCTAAGCCGCTAGGCAAACGGCAACAATTCTCTCTCTTCTATGCACCACATCGTCGCATCGCCGCACAACTCATTCAATTGCTGCTAGGACCCGCAAACGAGGAGGATTTCATTGCCATGGCCGCTTATGTAAGGGACCGCGTCAATGCATTCCTCTTTCAGTATGCCTTTTCGGTAGCAGTACAGCATCGCAAGGATACCGGCAACTTTCAAGTGCCAGTGATTGTGGAGCAGTTTCCACAAAACTTTGTTGAACCATCAGTGTTTCAAGATGCACGCGCGGAGGGCAAACTTGTCGCCGATCCCGGAAATCGC CGCCGCATAGAGATTCCACAAAACTTTACCGCCTCTGACCGTGAGGAAGAGCAACGTCTGAGTTACTTCCGCGAAGACATTGGCGTGAACAGCCATCACTGGCATTGGCATTTGGTATACCCCGGTTCAGGACCCGAAGAGGTGGTGCGCAAAGATCGGCGTGGGGAACTCTTCTATTACATGCATCATCAGCTTATGGCGCGTTACAATGTGGAGCGCTTTTGCAATAATTTAGCCAAGCTACAACCACTGAACAACGTACGCGAACCCATAACCGAGGGTTATTTCCCGAAAATTTTGTGCAGTCTTAATAATCGCACCTATCCGGGACGTGTGGCCAAAACGCAGTTGAAGGACATCGATCGCGACGGACGTGTGATGGAATTGGCTGATATTGAGCGCTGGATCAACCGCGTAGTACAAGCCATCGATCAAGGTTATGTAACAGAT GCAAGCGGTAAAAACATTCCTCTGGATGAAGTTAAAGGCATTGACTTACTTGGCGACATTATCGAGTCCACCGATCTCTCTGTCAACCCTGGCTTCTATGGTGATTTGCACAATCAAGGCCACAATGCAATTTCATTCTCACACGACCCGGATAATCGTTTCTTAGAGGATTTCGGCGTAATGGGCGATGTAACAACCGCCATGCGTGATCCGATATTCTATCGCTGGCACGGTTATCTTGATACGCTTTTCAATCGTTTCAAGGAGAAATTGCCGGCCTATAGCGAGCCTGAGCTGGGCTATGATGGTGTATCAGTCATACGCGCCGACGTGCGCATCATGAGCGCCTCGAAGAATATCATAAACACATTGCTAACTTACTGGGAAAAATCTGATGTGGACCTGGCCGCTGGTCTGGACTTTGGCCCAGGTGGCAGTATTTATGCTTTATTCACCCATTTGCAACACTCACCGTTCGAGTACATGATTGAGGTGAACAACGAGACTGGTGCGGTTAAGCGCGGCACCTGTCGCATTTTCCTCTGCCCTATCACTGATGAGCGTGGCACGCCATTAAGTCTCAATGAGCAACGTCAATTGGCAATAGAGCTTGACAAGTTTCCTGTGAATT TGATGCCTGGCGTTAACAGAATCAACCAACCCTACGACAATTCCAGTGTCACCATACCGTATGAACGATCCTTCCGTCGCATTGGCAACGCCCATTTGCCTGAAGATCCTCGAAAGTTGGCGGAATTCCGTTTCTGCGGTTGTGGCTGGCCTGCACATATGTTGCTACCAAAGGGCAAACCCGAAGGAATGCAATTCGAATTGTTTGTTATGATCTCGAACTATGATGATGATGCAGTGCTGCAGAAAAACAATGC TCCGGACGTTTGCGGTGATGCTGCCTCGTTTTGCGGTCTTAAGGACAAATTCTATCCCGACAAGCGTGCTATGGGCTATCCATTCGACAGGCGCTTGCCAGCTGATACTTTGACTGCCTTGACTGACAACTTTAGCAACATGCAAAAGACACCGATTAAGATACTATTCCGTAATGAAGTTGTTGAAAGGAAGCGCACTTGA